AGGTTTTCCACTTATGCGCTAGAACAAACTTGTTGCTATCTACATTATTAGGTACTCTTCGGTTTGCTGTTTAATATTGTAACATCATCTCTGGGATAATCCAAGGTTCTTGCATAAGCGTGTCGATAATCTAGTCCATTCTTCCTCTACCAGTATGCTTGTTTATTGCGCCTCCTAGCCtcattttttccacaatAGAAGTTCATAGTAAGTTCTTAtaaaaactcaaaaaaatagtttaATAACATACAtggatttcttcttctgaaagTAACACGTTGAGCCATTTTTAGGGTTGTTCGTTGCTAATCTATTCTCAGTTTCAATCGAAGTAAAttgaattaaaagaataataagTACCACTAATATGTGTACTACCCGTTATTTACTACTTACAACTAATAAgttcatcaatttttaCGTAGAATGCCATTGAAACATTCCAAACTTACCCACTAGCTGCCATGAAACGGCTCCCGAGAGCCCGCTACCGTACCGCCTGAGCGAGACGGTGCTCAGGCCGCTGGCAGGAGGAAAAGAGATTGTCACCGGCTTCCCCTCCCTGGAAGATCAATGACATCTCTCTCCTGGAGGGAAGTTTTCTCTGCCCAGAGAGGAATGCACTTCCCCGAGAAGAGACCAATGAAGCGTACTAATGCCATGAACAGAAGCTCCGAAAACAAAtggaaagtaaaaaaatttcaaaaaaaaaatcctgGAAGGAAAACACCCAAACCGCGCATAACATATATTGAGATATGTACACCACAGAGTCTTCTGGAAAAAGCAGTCATTGTTCTTTCATTATAGAAGTTACGCTTAAAGTGTATGATGAATAAGTTGCATTATATTAGGTTACCTACCCTTATTTGACACATTGGTGgaagtaaagaaaacatgccttttcattttctacAATGATAAGAAACGGGTTTTGAAACTACGtcagtttcattttcttttcttagtTATATCTTATATACGCTAAAGAATGCTAATAAAATGTATGAAAAGTACACTTCTCAGTATCACAGACGAAAAAGGGCAAGCAAGGGTTTCAAACcttcaattcttttcaacagCAATGACTTCCATTTCTAAGTCAACATTCAATGGTAAGGAGGCAACACCAACACAGGATCTTGCAGGCTTATGGGTGTGAAAGTGCTTGGCGTACACAGAATTGAATTCGGCAAAGTTTTTCATATCGGCTAAGAATACGTTCACTTTGACTATATTatctaaagaagaattactTTCTGCTAAGATATTCTTGacattttggaaaacttgTTCCGCCTTGTCAGAGATAGAACCTTGAACAGGCTTGTTCTCTGGGGTATAAGGGATTTGACCAGACACGTACACGAAGTTGTTCGCTTTCATAGCTTGAGAATAAGAGGCGGCAGCAGGTGGGGCCAACTTGGTGCTGACTGGGGTCAACGTTGTTATACCCCTCTTCAAGACTGGGGCAGTTCTCAAAACGGAATTTCTCAAAAACATTATCGCTATtgttaatatatatatatgtgtgtgTCTTCCTTTACCTATAAATCTCACTCAATTCACTAAAAGGGCCTTATTCCTATACATGGGTAAGACACATTTAGTCATatgtatttatatatatcagGGGATCCATACGGTGTGTTTTTCTTTAGGTGAGCGACAGAGGCGGAATCGCATCTCCGCAAATGAGAGCGTACATAGGAGCAAAGAGATAACATCTTTCACTGACAAAGACAGAATCAAATAAGGAGCACGCTATCCTCATATCATTGCCTGTGTATTAGTCTGAGAGTTCTCAGTTGCATTACAGGAGCAGTGGTCATTGCATTTGTGGGCGTACCTTTATTTGAGATATCACTATCTATCATACGTAATCTCTGAAAGTTTTGAGGCCGGTTTCGGAATCTCGGAATCTTGCGATGGGTCTAAAACGGTGTAAACAAAGCAAGGGATACCAGCGCAGGGCCCAGCTTCTCAGacttttatatatacaaagCATATCTACATACTTCTCTACGGTTCTTAAAATAGTAGCATAAAAGTTCAAAGAAAGTAATTCCTGTAATCAGACTATATCGAACGGAGCCAAAACGAGAGACTGCTTAActagataaaaaaatatggaacTAAGTTCACCACCGAGAAGAAGCACAACGTCGCCAATAGATATACCAGGGGGCAGTAAACAAGACTTGATAATCGCACCCCATTCTCACAGCTTTAAGACCGACCCATGCTCGAGTAACAATAGTAGTTTGGTATCCAAGACATCCACCAACCCAAGTTTGGAGAGCCCTTTCTCTTCGAAATCTTTACTGGACTGTCCCCCTGTGCAAGCCGTAAAGAAGTCTTTGGAGTCAGAAGCGAAGACGCATAATCTAGATGATGAGACAAATGAACAAAATCATGAAAACATCTTGAACATGGCAGACTTCCCCACAGATGAACTCATACTAATGATAGGTGCGCTACTGAACAGAATCATAACTGCAAACGATGAAACTACATATTCCTCACAACAAGTGTCGCAAGATGCCGAAGATGAACTCTTAACTCCAATCCTGGCTTTTTATGGGAAGAACGTTCCAGAGATTGCTGTAGATCAATACTTGGAGAGGATCCAAAAGTACTGTCCCACCACAAATGatatctttctttctctaCTTGTATATTTCGATAGAATCTCCAAAAACTATGGACACTGTCCTGAGCGAGATGGCTGCGCAAAGCAAATGTTCGTCATGGACTCTGGAAACATTCATAGACTACTCATAACAGGTATCACAATTTGCACGAAATTCCTaagtgattttttttatagtaACTCTCGGTACGCCAAAGTTGGAGGTATTTCTTTGCAAGAATTGAATCATTTGGAATTACAATTCCTGGTATTATGTGATTTCAAATTACTAGTTTCGGTGGAAGAAATGCAGAAATATGCAAATTTGTTATATAAATTCTGGAACGACCAGTAAAACACAGTATTACCTATTATTCCCGCCTTCCCCATTCGTTACTCTTATTATACGTATTGATTTCTGATTTACGTAACGCCGTACGTATTAATTCTTATTTAAATAATTTAATATTCCTTTTGTATCAATGGTTTTTCCATATTAGTAGCATTTTCCCTAAAAATGATAGCTGTTGCCGTGCAGTTAAATAACCTTTTTCCCCCAAGAATTAATAATCTAGCGATAAAATAGAAATCCAGTTCCCATTGTATTTAgtattatctttttctctcttgtttccaaaacaagaaattaaGGACACTTcgaaaaaagtaaaaaaaaaccaaatgTGGAATATAAACGGATTTGCAAACAGATCAGTCTGGATTAAACGTATAATTTGCTTGTCCAATGTACCTTAATGGAGAACAATTGCTaaaatatactatataTGCCTACAGACTATCCTTTTTCATAGGCATTTGTTCACTTTTCATAGCCAAGAGTTACCTACCAGAGTTTCTTCAATATGGTAAAACCTACCAGCGCAAAAGGAactcaaaatattcaagCATATTGGAACGTTTCAAGAAGTTCACAGTTCCAAAGGCGtatttttcccatttttattatttggcCACTTTCCTATCCTTAATTACTTTATATTTCT
This region of Saccharomyces paradoxus chromosome IX, complete sequence genomic DNA includes:
- the MMF1 gene encoding isoleucine biosynthesis protein MMF1 (Mitochondrial protein required for transamination of isoleucine~similar to YIL051C); the encoded protein is MFLRNSVLRTAPVLKRGITTLTPVSTKLAPPAAASYSQAMKANNFVYVSGQIPYTPENKPVQGSISDKAEQVFQNVKNILAESNSSLDNIVKVNVFLADMKNFAEFNSVYAKHFHTHKPARSCVGVASLPLNVDLEMEVIAVEKN
- the PCL7 gene encoding Pcl7p (Pho85p cyclin of the Pho80p subfamily~similar to YIL050W); translated protein: MELSSPPRRSTTSPIDIPGGSKQDLIIAPHSHSFKTDPCSSNNSSLVSKTSTNPSLESPFSSKSLLDCPPVQAVKKSLESEAKTHNLDDETNEQNHENILNMADFPTDELILMIGALLNRIITANDETTYSSQQVSQDAEDELLTPILAFYGKNVPEIAVDQYLERIQKYCPTTNDIFLSLLVYFDRISKNYGHCPERDGCAKQMFVMDSGNIHRLLITGITICTKFLSDFFYSNSRYAKVGGISLQELNHLELQFLVLCDFKLLVSVEEMQKYANLLYKFWNDQ